The genome window TTTCCACTTTTACCCGCGGAGGCTTCGCATAATACGTGCCAACCGGGCTTGTGAATATGATAAAGTAGTAAGAATCAGATGGTTTTACGCCAATATAGGGGTCCGTTGCGAACATGTAAGGGCGAATGTATAGCGAGCAACCTTCTTGTGAAGGCACCCAGTCCGCATCCTGACGAAGCAATTCTGTAAGCCCGCTCATGAAGATTTCTTCCGGGATTGTAGGCATGCAAAGGCGTTCGGCGGATTTATTCAGACGTTTCCAGTTGTCGATAGCGCGGAAAAGAAGCACTTCTCCTTCGGCACTTTTATAGGCTTTCATGCCTTCAAAAATAGCCTGACCGTAATGCAGCGCGGCTGTTGCAGGACTTAGCGCGAGATCACCATAAGGGACGATCCGGAGGTCTTGCCATTGGCCTTCGCGATATTCGGCGATAAACATGTGGTCGGAAATGTTCCGGCCAAAAACGAGATTGTTGAAATCAACCTCTTGCAAACGTGAATTTGTTGTCTGCTGAACCTCTATTTGCAACGTGTCGGCTGTCATAATGCCAAAAATTTAGATTGCGGATATTGTTTTTTGAGGAAGTTTTGCGGCTTTCCTAAGTCTCGCAATTTAAAAAAATAAATCAATAATCAACAGATATTTAGTATAACAATTATTTTTTTGGAGCGACCCTCGGTTTCCACGTAACTTCCTCAATTTCCAGCTCATAAGTCATGGCGCGGCAGAGCATAAATAAATAATCCGAAAGCCTATTCAGGTAACGAACGACGATATCCTCAACCTCTTCTCCCTGCTGCAAATGGATCACCGCCCGCTCAGCCCGTCGGCAGACAGTCCGCGCAATGTGCCCAAACGAAACCGACGGATGTCCGCCTGGCAGGACAAATGCTCTCAAAGGTGGAATTTGCGAATCAATCACATCCATTTCAGTTTCCAGTAAGGTCACGTCCGTATCCAGCAAATCAGGCAAAACCCGCTTCACCTGATCCGATTCCGAAGCCAAATGCGATCCAATCGTAAAAAGCCGGTCCTGAATTTCCTTTAAAAGATCACGGCGATGCTCGTTCACCGACTGATCGCGGAGCATGCCGATATAACTATTCAGCTCATCCACAGTTCCATAAGCATCAATCCGCACATGGGCCTTACTCAACCGCGTCCCGCCAATCAGCGACGTGGTTCCTCTGTCACCTGTTTTGGTGTATATTTTCATTTTTACTCATTTCAAATATTTCCTGAAGCGTATAATTTTTCGCATTAGGATCTAATAATTCCTTTTCAATTGCCTTCATCTCCGCCTTCGTATGCTGATTTCGGATTACAGCGATTGTCTTAGTTTTTCGCTCTTTCATGATAAAGTCGTCTAGTTTGTGTATTTGCAGGCCAGCTGCTTATAGGTCGGATTTTTCCGTTATTGACAGTGAAGATAACAACATTAATTCTTCCTAAGTTGCTTAAACCGATAGCTCTGTATCTCTGCTCGGCAGCAACATGGTTGCCTTTTCGGTAGATTACAAATGGATCTAAAAAACGCTTTCTACTTCACTTATGGTATTTTCTCGACTTGGATAGTCCTCTATAACATGTTTAATATTATGGCTATCCCATTCAAATTCAATCATCAAAATGTATATAGTGTGTAATAAGAAATGCCAACTTTCAAAGGTAACATTTATAATCATTAACGTTCCCAATTAGGTTTTAGAAACTCCCCAACCTAATTTTGCAGCCAAATTTACTATGGCAAAAAAACCTCTTGAAGGTTACTGATTCATGAAAGTTACAACATTTGGTATAAAAGTATGGCGCTGGTTGTCGTTGGTCCTGGTTATTGGTGCGCTCGTATGGACTTATTCGGTTTTTCCGCAGACGGTTGCTGTTGATTTCTCAGACAATGGTTTGGCGGAAAAATATCTTGAAAAAGAACACATTTTTTACATCGTAATGGCGCTCTTTCTGCTTAATAATGTGCTGATAACCGGCCTTGCGCGACATATTCCCAATGTGGATCCGATGCACCTGCCTATTCTGAACAAAAAAGTCTGGGCGCAGCACCGCGAAGAGTTGAATGAGCATTTGATCAACTGGCTTTACTGCCTCGTTGCGGTCATCAATACGATCATTGGGATGAGCCTTTTTGCCCTCGCAACCATTAACAGTCAGCAATATAAGCTTGACGTTTTCGATTTTTCGTGGTTGTATTATGCTGGCTTGGGATTAATGATCATTGTTTTTCTTCTGCCTCTCCGGCTTTTGTGGACGCCAGCTCCTGAGGACAAATTGTAAAAGGGAAAATGAAAGAGGAAGGATCCAAAGGCAGCGAAAATTGGCAAAATGACTGGCTCAAAGCGGCAGAATCGATTCGTTTGGAAGACTATTCATATGATCTGCCTGACGAAAGGATTGCGAAATATCCGTTGGATAACCGGGATCAATCGAAGCTTTTAATCTATAAATCCGGCGAAATCGCGCACAAGCGTTTTACGGATTTGCCTGAAAATCTCCCTGCAGAAACGCTTCTCGTTTTTAATGACACCAAAGTAATTCCCGCAAGGGCTTATTTTGAAAAGGAAACAGGAGCCGTTGTTGAAATTCTCCTGCTGCATCCTGAGCTGCCGACGCGCGTGATTAATGATGCGATGTTGGTGAAAAATTCCTGCGTTTGGGAATGCATGATCGGGAATAAAAAGCGCTGGAAGTTAGCCGATACATTGACAACAGAAATCAGCATTAATGGTCAGCTTGTTGTTTTGAGTGTTAAATACGAGGATTATGAGCGAAACTTGGTTCTGCTTAATTGGAATGGAGATTGTGTTTTTCTTGACATTGTAAAAGCTCTTGGCGAAATTCCATTGCCACCTTATCTGAACCGCGACACTGAGGCACGCGATTCAGAAACTTACCAAACCGTTTACGCCCATCACGACGGCGCAGTCGCAGCGCCAACCGCCGGCCTGCATTTCACGCCGGAGGTTTTTGAAAAACTCCAATCAAAAGGTGTTAAGAGATCTTTTCTCACCCTTCACGTTGGCGCAGGGACATTCCAGCCAATCAAGGTAAGCTCCGTAACCGAGCATCGGATGCATTCGGAGCAGGTTGTTTTTACCAAACAATTGGTTAACGATTTGCTTGAAAACTTGGAAATGATCATTCCGGTCGGCACTACATCATTGCGGTCTTTGGAAAGTTTGTATTGGTTCGGTGTAAAGCTCTATCGCCAGGAGACGACTGATTTTTTCATAGAAAAGCTTTATCCCTATCCTTTCGAAGAAAAGGATCTTCCATCTGCAAGCGAAGCATTGCATTCAATTT of Dyadobacter chenhuakuii contains these proteins:
- a CDS encoding branched-chain amino acid aminotransferase, translated to MTADTLQIEVQQTTNSRLQEVDFNNLVFGRNISDHMFIAEYREGQWQDLRIVPYGDLALSPATAALHYGQAIFEGMKAYKSAEGEVLLFRAIDNWKRLNKSAERLCMPTIPEEIFMSGLTELLRQDADWVPSQEGCSLYIRPYMFATDPYIGVKPSDSYYFIIFTSPVGTYYAKPPRVKVETHFIRAAEGGVGATKCAGNYAGSLYPAKLAQQEGYDQLIWTDAREHAYIEESGTMNIMFILDGKLVTPYVSETTLDGITRKSIVAIAQHWGIPVEERRVSVKEIIDGLKDGSLEAAFGAGTAVVISPFASIAYEGVDYPLPEIKEDSFVNKVKRYLTDLRTGKEEDTFGWMLKV
- a CDS encoding cob(I)yrinic acid a,c-diamide adenosyltransferase, which gives rise to MKIYTKTGDRGTTSLIGGTRLSKAHVRIDAYGTVDELNSYIGMLRDQSVNEHRRDLLKEIQDRLFTIGSHLASESDQVKRVLPDLLDTDVTLLETEMDVIDSQIPPLRAFVLPGGHPSVSFGHIARTVCRRAERAVIHLQQGEEVEDIVVRYLNRLSDYLFMLCRAMTYELEIEEVTWKPRVAPKK
- a CDS encoding S-adenosylmethionine:tRNA ribosyltransferase-isomerase, yielding MKEEGSKGSENWQNDWLKAAESIRLEDYSYDLPDERIAKYPLDNRDQSKLLIYKSGEIAHKRFTDLPENLPAETLLVFNDTKVIPARAYFEKETGAVVEILLLHPELPTRVINDAMLVKNSCVWECMIGNKKRWKLADTLTTEISINGQLVVLSVKYEDYERNLVLLNWNGDCVFLDIVKALGEIPLPPYLNRDTEARDSETYQTVYAHHDGAVAAPTAGLHFTPEVFEKLQSKGVKRSFLTLHVGAGTFQPIKVSSVTEHRMHSEQVVFTKQLVNDLLENLEMIIPVGTTSLRSLESLYWFGVKLYRQETTDFFIEKLYPYPFEEKDLPSASEALHSILAFMEEQNTDHIVGETEIFIFPGYKFRLCKAIVTNFHQPGSTLILLVAALTGQDWKRIYAEALENDYRFLSYGDSSLLWRKD